The Sorangiineae bacterium MSr11367 genome window below encodes:
- a CDS encoding pseudouridine synthase, translating into MATYRLQKILARGGLASRRKAEELISAGRVRVNGRIVTELGAQADPIQDKIEVDGKRVIAEPLVYVVLHKPRGVVSTMSDPEGRPTVKDYLGRVPGRVYSVGRLDFATSGVLLATNDGDFSDALLHPRKSVPKTYVVKVVGEMQEKDLERWAQGVRLDDGMTRPADLVFHRHEDGKTWFELTIREGRNQQIRRMGEATGFPVMRLARISFAGISSENLRPGDFRHLTRDELMDLRKEYGVPKKLPTLPTAVLESRTKRPARAPTTDRHGRAESRNETHDGRKAGVSRAPRPERPQRASRPHDREERPTRASRSPDGSHIREAIDRTFEKPSRRPTTERRPSSDRAPRERPFNDRAARERPTNERASRERPARERPTTERRPSSDRGPRERPFNDRAARERPTNERASRERPGRERPSTERRPSSERASRERPFNDRAARERPTNERASRERPGRERPSTERRPSSDRASRERPASDRTSRERRPTDRTSRERPAKEHHPKGRPPMERRHPAGGPPASSRPSPAEPRPRRPRR; encoded by the coding sequence ATGGCTACCTACCGTCTTCAGAAAATCTTGGCACGGGGCGGACTCGCCTCCCGGAGGAAGGCCGAAGAGCTGATTTCGGCGGGGCGGGTGCGCGTCAATGGCCGCATCGTCACCGAGCTGGGCGCCCAAGCCGACCCGATCCAGGACAAGATCGAGGTCGATGGCAAGCGCGTCATCGCCGAGCCCCTCGTGTACGTGGTGCTGCACAAGCCGCGCGGCGTCGTCTCCACGATGAGCGATCCCGAAGGGCGGCCCACCGTCAAAGATTACCTCGGGCGCGTTCCCGGCCGCGTCTATTCCGTGGGCCGCCTCGACTTCGCGACGAGCGGGGTGCTCCTGGCGACGAACGATGGCGATTTCTCCGACGCTCTTTTGCATCCACGCAAGTCGGTGCCGAAGACGTACGTGGTGAAGGTCGTCGGCGAGATGCAGGAGAAGGATCTCGAGCGCTGGGCCCAAGGCGTGCGCCTCGACGATGGCATGACGCGCCCGGCCGATCTGGTGTTCCACCGTCACGAGGACGGAAAGACGTGGTTCGAGCTGACCATCCGCGAGGGCCGCAACCAGCAAATCCGCCGCATGGGCGAGGCGACCGGCTTTCCCGTGATGCGCCTCGCGCGCATCTCGTTCGCGGGCATCAGCAGCGAGAACCTCCGCCCGGGTGACTTCCGGCATTTGACCCGCGACGAGCTCATGGATCTGCGCAAGGAATACGGCGTTCCCAAGAAGCTCCCCACGCTCCCCACCGCCGTCCTCGAGAGCCGCACCAAGCGCCCCGCGCGCGCCCCCACCACCGATCGCCACGGCCGCGCCGAGTCTCGGAACGAGACCCACGACGGCCGCAAGGCCGGAGTGTCACGCGCCCCGCGCCCCGAGCGCCCGCAACGCGCCTCCCGCCCCCACGATCGCGAAGAGCGCCCCACGCGAGCCTCCCGTTCGCCCGACGGCTCCCACATCCGCGAAGCCATCGACCGCACCTTCGAGAAGCCGTCCCGCCGCCCCACCACCGAGCGCCGTCCCTCGAGCGACCGCGCCCCGCGCGAGCGCCCGTTCAACGACCGCGCCGCAAGGGAGCGCCCGACGAACGAGCGCGCGTCACGCGAGCGCCCCGCAAGGGAGCGCCCCACCACCGAGCGCCGCCCCTCGAGCGACCGCGGCCCGCGCGAGCGCCCGTTCAACGACCGCGCCGCGAGAGAGCGCCCGACGAACGAGCGCGCGTCACGCGAGCGTCCTGGAAGGGAGCGCCCTTCCACCGAGCGCCGCCCCTCGAGCGAGCGCGCGTCGCGTGAGCGCCCGTTCAACGACCGCGCCGCGAGAGAGCGCCCGACGAACGAGCGCGCGTCACGCGAGCGTCCTGGAAGGGAGCGCCCTTCCACCGAGCGCCGCCCCTCGAGCGACCGCGCGTCGCGTGAGCGCCCCGCAAGCGACCGCACGTCACGCGAGCGCCGCCCCACCGACCGCACCTCGCGCGAGCGCCCCGCAAAAGAGCACCACCCGAAGGGCCGCCCGCCCATGGAGCGCCGGCATCCTGCCGGCGGTCCGCCGGCTTCCAGCCGGCCTTCCCCGGCGGAGCCCCGCCCCCGCCGCCCCCGCCGCTAG
- a CDS encoding isocitrate lyase/phosphoenolpyruvate mutase family protein, whose translation MQISRAAAFQSLHAPGEFLSIPNAWDAASAKIFEASGAKAIATTSCAVAWALGFADGEKISLDALTTVVRGITRSVSIPVSVDFERGYGETPNDVAASVTRILDVGAVGINLEDGFGPANELGVRIAVARRAALRFGVPLFINARTDVVLHRTRRPEQEVDEILARAKIYQDAGADGLFVPGLSNPDHIEAVARGTSLPLNLFAALPKLPPVAELRRLGVRRLTTAGRFAEVAFDAARRACIEFLESGTYSAFERCELNYHVMNGFFAKP comes from the coding sequence GTGCAGATTTCACGAGCCGCTGCGTTTCAATCTCTCCACGCGCCGGGTGAGTTCTTATCGATTCCCAACGCGTGGGACGCCGCGAGTGCCAAGATTTTCGAAGCCAGCGGCGCAAAGGCCATCGCGACCACGAGCTGCGCGGTCGCTTGGGCACTCGGCTTTGCGGACGGTGAGAAAATCTCACTCGATGCGCTGACCACCGTCGTTCGAGGCATCACGCGGTCGGTATCGATCCCGGTCTCCGTCGACTTCGAAAGAGGTTACGGCGAAACGCCAAACGACGTGGCCGCGTCGGTCACCCGCATCCTCGACGTCGGCGCCGTGGGCATCAACTTGGAAGACGGCTTCGGACCTGCCAACGAGCTGGGCGTACGCATCGCCGTCGCCCGTCGTGCGGCACTCCGTTTCGGCGTGCCCCTCTTCATCAACGCGCGCACCGACGTCGTGCTCCATCGGACGCGTCGGCCGGAGCAAGAGGTGGACGAGATCCTGGCGCGCGCCAAAATCTATCAAGATGCCGGGGCCGATGGATTGTTCGTACCGGGTCTCTCCAACCCGGACCACATCGAAGCCGTCGCGCGCGGCACGTCCCTTCCGCTCAATCTGTTCGCCGCCCTTCCCAAGCTCCCTCCCGTTGCGGAGCTTCGCCGTCTCGGTGTGCGGCGGTTGACCACGGCCGGGCGCTTCGCGGAAGTCGCGTTCGATGCCGCCCGCCGCGCATGCATCGAATTTCTCGAATCAGGAACGTATTCCGCGTTCGAGCGTTGCGAACTGAACTACCACGTGATGAACGGCTTCTTTGCCAAGCCATGA